gcctctgctccgcctagcctccgcctccacctccggctccgCCAGGCCTTGGGCACCGGCGTTCCTTtgctccacctccggctccggctcccccAAGGCTGCCACCACCAGCGTGCAAGATGAGCTCCTCTTCCTCCGACGGTAAGTGTTCTGCTTGCTACTTTTCCgcttcccctcccctgctctgctctgtgCTCTACTGTGCTCTGCTCTGTGCTCTGCTTGCTATTCTTCggcttcccctcccctcccctgctctgctctgtgCTCTACTTGCTATTCTTCCGCTTCCCCTCTTGCTTGCTATTCTTCTAGCTTCTTTCTCTCCTCTGCTTAGTGTTATGTGTATGTGCAGAAGTGGATCGACGCCACAGAGCTGTGGAAGTGTTGCTGCCTGAGAATGAAGTAGGTGCCACAGGGACAAGGTCATCAGTTGCTGAAACTGCTTGTTCAGCCGCTCCAGATGGCCAATCCCTTGCAGCAAAGGCCATAGCTGCACTACCACCAGATCTTGCAGAGATGGCTCAAGATCCTAAGAGGAAGGCAAGATCTAGTGACCCTGGATGGAAGTATGGGTTCTGGCCAGATGTTCTGAAGAAGGAGATGGTGCAATGCATATTTTGTAAGAAGGTTGTCCCTGCAGGAATCAAAAGGTTTAAGCAGCACCTTGCTGGGGGTTTTGGTGATGCAGTGAAATGTCCAAAAGCTCCAGAGTTGGTTAGGAAAGAGATGCATGCTTACTTGAAGAAGAACTCAAGGACTGTGCTTCTGAATTTGGATGAAGGTGAACAAGGTGAAGCTCAGGAGGGGCAAGAGGGTGGTGAATCCCAAGAGCAAGCGGGTGAAGTTGAACAACAACCTGCAAGAGTTCCCAGTTCTGGGACAAAAATAAAGCAATCAAAGATTAAAATTGCTCAAACTGCAATCAGTTCCTTCCTGGTTTCTGGTCCAGTAAAGCCACAGACACAGAAGTACTCCAAGTCCGTAAGTTCCATGCTTTGTGATACACTAGAAGAAGTAGTAGCAAAAAGACATAAATCCAAGACCTCTCAGCCAACTCTTGAGCATTGCACAAAGAAAGATAAGGAGGCAAAACAAATTGTTGATGACCATGTTGCTGATTTCTTTTATGAGAATGGTATACCATTCAATGCCAACAACTCAAGAAGCTGGGAGATTATGCTTGAGTCCATTGGCTAATATGGTCATGGGTATCGCTCACCAACATACCATGACATTAGGGGTCCGTTGCTTGAAAGGGCTGTTGAAAGGACAGCAAAACTAAGGAAGAAAAATGAGGAGGCTTGGAAAGAATATGGTTGCACAATCATGTCGGATGGGTGGACAGATACAAGCCATCGCCATCTCATCAACTTTCTTGCCAATAGTCCAGCAGGGACCTTCTTCCTAGGCTCAGTGAATGCTTCAAGTGAGGTAGCAGATGCAAATATGTTAGCAGATTTGTTGGAGAACCAAATTGACAAAGTTGGGAAAGAATATGTAGTGCAGCTAGTCACTGACAACGGAGCCAATTTCAAGGCAGCGGGAAGGATTTTAATGGAGAGGATCCCACATTTGTTTTGGACACCTTGTGCTACACATTGCTTGAATTTGATGTTGCCGGACATTGGAGAGATAAAGGATTTCAACACAGCAATCAATTGGGCAACATCTTGATCTTATGAGGGATAAGATAGGTGGAGATCTTGTAAGGCCAGCTGTGACTCGCTTTGCTACTTCATATCTCACATTGGCAAGTATGCATCAGCACAATAATGGTCTGAAAACTTTATTTGTTAGTGATGAATGGCAGGCTAACACCTTGTCTAAATCTGCTGAAGGACAGCAATGTCAAAAAATTGCCCTTTCATTGCCATTTTGGAACAAAGTGGAAAATTGCCTAAGAGCTTCTCAGCCACTCCTTGTTGCTTTAAGAATAGCTGATGGAGATGAGACACCAGCAGCTCCTGAGATCATGGCAACAATGGATATTGCAAAGAGCTCCATCAAGGAATCTCTGAAAGACAAACCTAGTTTACTTAATGAAGTAATGGGGTGCTATGAGAAGAGGTGGGAAAATCAAATGGAGCAAAAGTTGTATGGTGCAGCCCTATTCTTGAATCCAGGCAAGTTCTTTGTTATAAGAGAAAATGACAGGAGACAAGCTGCAAGGCTAAGGTCCATGTTCAATGATGTTTTCTGGAAGATGGTCTTGGATGATAATGAACAGACCAAGATTAGTAAGCAAGCTGATGATTACGAAAGGTCTGAAGGTGATTGCTTCTCAAAGCCATTAGCAATAAGAGATAGAGATAAAAAGAATCCTAGTAAGTAATTCTATAATTATTTGTATTGCAGTTTCTGTTCCTTTACTTCTCCACTTTCTTTGGTATTGGTAATACACTGAGCATTGTATTTATATTGCAGTTCTTTGGTGGGGATCATATGGTGGCTTAGCATATGAGCTCCAAAGTTTAGCAAAAAGAATCATAAGTCTTTGCTGTTCAGCATCTGGATGTGAGCGTAATTGGAGCGCATTTGCTCATGTAAGTAACTGAGTAGTAAATACTGCTAATAATTGGAGTTTTGTAGCAATATTCCTCACAAACCATTCTGATTTCgtattatttatttgtgcagGTCCATACCAAAAAGAGAAACAGATTAGAGCACAAAAGGCTGAACAAGTTGGTGTATGTTAGCTACAACCGGAAGATGGCAAATAGATTTCAAAAAATTAGAGAACTCGGTTCCAAAGGAAAGAGATCGAACCCACTGCTACTTGAAGAGTTTCAATGGGAGAATGAATGGGTTGATGAAAATTGTGAACCAGTTCACACAGGAGCAGCAGCTGATGATGCTGGCAATACTTTGACTTGGGCTCAAGTGGATGTAGCTAGTGAGGCAACTGAAGCTCTACGGGGTCGTGGCTTGCCTAGGGCTGCTACTGCTCGTGCTGCTGCTACTGTCTGCCATACTTATGCTAGGAAGAGGAAGCGTCCAAGGAAGCAGCGAGCTACAGATATTGCTGAAGAAGATGACAGTGATCATGAGATGATAGATGCGGCAAATGACCAGCTTGATGGATCTGATTCAGACGCAATAATGGATCAAGATCAGGAGGATGCAGATTCTGGAGGATGTGCAATAGCTGTGGCCGGAGGCTTCCAATTGAATTCTGATTTGCTTAATTAGATGCATGGCTGTCTTATTTTGTTGTTGACTTGTTGAACTCTTGAATGGTGTTGTGTTGAGCTGACAGCTGAGCACTTCAGCTTTTGTTGTGTGAAGTGTGAACCAATTTATGAACTATGTAGTATGTAGTTATGTACTGAACCTATTTAGTGATCAAGTCATGtgcttttttaaaaatatatatttattcttTGCTCTTCTGTTGTACTACTATTATGTTCTTACTATATGGCTTATTTTTTGCTACTTACTTCAGTTCTTTTCTTTGTAATTTCAGATTCAACAGCAAATCAGCGAGGATATGGACTATGGGACAGGAATGCAGAGTTCTGGACAGTTCACAAATCATCTCTCACAAGTAAGTGAAAAATCGACCATCATTGTTGCCTTCGTGCTTGATTTTTATTAAGTAATATGTAGTACATATATCATATCGGTCCTGGGACACATAGGACGACTAGGCAGACGACTAGGACCGACTAGGCTCGACTAATCGGCCTGGTCGACGattaatcgcgactagtcgtcTTATCGGTCCCATGGCGACTAGGTCCGACTAGACGATTTGAAAACATTGCAGCTATGAAAAATTGCTCTAATTCCTGTCAATTGTGGGGTTCCAAATATTAGTTTGTTACAAGCCAGTGGAACTTGACTGTGTTGGttactttttgttttgttacaAATATCAGTCGACAGAGAGATTGTGATTTGCATCTCTTTCAGAAGAGTAATCTGCATCTCCTATGTGTTCATTTCTTCTAATAATCATGTATATTCTATAGGCATATCAATCGATTGAGGGCTGCTTTGCTTGTTCGCTGCTGGCCCGCATCGGTGGACTTTCACCGACGACGCCGTCGCCCCATCACTAGAAAGTGTGAAAGCAGATGGATCCTCTGAAGAGTAATACTAAAGGTAGTACACTTTTGTCTCAATTGCCATTGTTGTTTATTTGCATCATGGTTTTTTCTCCTCCTAAGGTGCAAATATTGTTGATACAGACACGGGTTTAATTGAAAATGCCTGTCAGCGTAGAAGAGAACGGGATAGAGCCCGTGCTGCCTTGATGACAGATGAggaaagggagaaaaagaaCATGAAGCGGCGTGAGGCATATAAGAGGAAGCAGTGTCATGTGCACAACAAGGAGAAGGATACAGGTTTGCACCATTTCGTGATAATGGTTGAGCAGTTATTAGTGTACATCTGATGACTGAGTAATCTGCAGTGgatttaaatatgagtaatcCTACTAATAATGCGGACGCATCGTTTCTGCCATGGCACCCCATTCTAATTGTTGATTTCTAAATTCGGGCTCTGCTTTGCTCATACAAAAAAATGATAGAATTCTGGCTCCCTTGAGGTCAAATGATGGAAGTATTGGAAGAAGTAAGAATCGCCGTGAAGAAAAATGATAGAATTCTGGCTCCCTTGAGGTCAAATGATACCCCGGCTAAAACTACCCAGTGTGGACAGAGTGAAGAAAAACCCACACCCACTCGATTGAATGACTGCTGCTATCTCAGGGCAAACCTACGCAAGATATGCCAATGATCAGGACAAGATGAATACATATTCCTGATTGCCATGCTAGATATGCCAATGAGCAGAGAAGAATTGACAGAAATTTTATGTGATTATATAATGTCAATTGAAGATGTTGGGACCTTGGAGTACGATCCTAATCTTATTTCATTCATGAATTTAGTAGTATTTCATGTGCATTCTAATAAGACACTAATAGTCTCATCACAAATAATTGATTTATAGGAGAACTTGGTTGCGAAACTTCAAACCCTACAAGATGGCATTAACTGTCAAGGAACTTCAGATGTCATTGAGGATTGATCAACCAATGTCCACAAGTTGTTTCAACATGGGTGTGTGTATCCTTGCATACAAAGACTATAAAGTGTTGCAATATTCCAAGTCTGTTATGCCAACACATTTTATGGACCTCCGGTTCTGTGTGAGTATTCACAGAGCATTTAATCACAGGTGTTTGACTGACTATATAGTTCTGCAATATATGGCTGCCTGGAAGCATGCGAGGACTACACCAATAAGTGTGGTGCGTATATTATGTTTTTCTAGGTTTATGATTTAGTCCAGCACAACATGATTCTTATGACAATCTTAACTACAGGATGGACAAGCACTGAGTATATTATGTTTTTCTAGGTTTATGATTTAGTCCAGCACAACATGATGCTTATGACAATCTTAACTACAGGATGGACAAGCACTGAGGAATTTTGTGATTGACATGCTGGCGTTCGATGGAAACTCATATCGAAAAATACTTCCTGATTGTGTTAAGAAGTGTCTAACCCGCATCACAGGAAAAAACATTTGAATTAGATATATGAGATAAATTATTCAAACTATGCTTATGAGATTATGGATACTGTGATTTTAGCCATGTTGTCTAGAtgaagggcctgtttggcagggctccggctcctccgAAAACAGCTCCAGCTCTAGCTCTTCcagtggagcggcttctctggtggagttggagctgtTTTGAAAAACGTTTGGCAAAACGGCTCCGCCTATTGGATTGAAGTTGTGAAATGTCCACATTGTCCTTCCATAtattattcttttctttttttcctttcattttcctttttctttctttttctttttcctctccttttctttttctttcctttttttttccgtcCTCTCCTTATCCAATCGCCCCCACCCCCCTGCCtcgctgcgcctcctccctccgccccgCATCCTCGCCGACAccagcctcctccgccggccgcccttCTGGCCTccactcgcgccgccgcctcccgactcctccgccagcaccgctgcctcctgcctcctcctccggcgccgccgccttccggcctcctccgccagcgCGGCCGCCTCCCGGTCACCTTCGCCCGTGCCACCAGGCGGCCGCCTCCCGGTCACCTTTGCCCGCGCCACCAGGCGGCCGCCTcccggccacctccgcccgcgccACCATCTCCCGGCGTCCAACAGCGCTTCCTCCTCCAAGACGCTGGGGAGGGCAAGGCGGTCCAGGAGCTCCGCGGAGCCGCGTGGAGCCATGATTTTGTGGCTCTATCTCCTCCGTTCTGCTCCAGAGAGCGGCAATTCCGGGGCTCCTTCTCCGGAGCTGCGGTGCTGCAccccgtttggcagggctccgcgtGGAGCCGGAGCTGGAGCTCCTTTTGGAGCCCTACCAAACAGGGCTGAATTCTTAATCCATTATATGGATATGGATATTTTGATTTCATGGAATGCAATATTTTTCGGACGGGCAGAATATTGTTTTGGGTTTACTTTTGTTCACTCATAGCATCGGAATGGTTCTATCAAGTCTAAATTAGCCTTAAAATATATCATGTTGCTAACACCAATGTCGTGCTACCCATGCTATATTACTTTGAGTAAACTTTTACCACTGTAGTTCAATTTTGTAGAagttttataaagttgcatTATGAATTATTTTAATATATATAGATTGATAAAAATTTTGTTGCCTgttgcaacgcacgggcacgaaCCTAGTTAATCAAATATCGTTATAATGCACAGAAACATAATGGCTGAGTTTGTGTCTGGAAAATTCGAGTAACTGCCTTCCCTTATAGTAATTAGAAactgtgaaaaaaaattatgtcaTAGTGCAAAGAGGACAGATATATAGGGTTGACTTACAGCTGGTCGATCTGGCCATCACAAAGATAATGCCAAATAAAGAGCTAAAATAAGGAACCTGTAATATAGGTACAAGCAAATTGCAACAATGATCTATCTGCACATTTTTGCTGAAAATTGCAATTACTTAAAGCAAGTAGGTGCTTAATAAATACATACCCACCAAGCCCATGCAACACCATAAAGAAAAgcctgaaaatatatttcagaAATCAATATACTTAATTTTGTAACAATGTAGCTGAGATTAGTGAAAACTTATTACAGAAAGATCTCAGTGTAATAACTCACATAAGCAATGGATGCAAGGATGGAAACGCTTAAGATTCCTTTTTCACCAATAACGTGGCTAATAAGGGGAAGGACCAAAATCTACAATTTCAAAAACAGTGTCACAAACTCTAATAACTAATTTTAAACTAACACATGCAAAACATGGATCTTAATTTGAGTGGTTATAGATTTTCAGAGTGGCACCTAAGAAAAGGTGGAACCAATGTCTACCACCACAAGAATTTCTGAGAATTGATTCTTGTCAAAGCCAAATACTGACTTCAAGTAATACTAGGAAAAGAGAGGGATAGAAACTATTACCAAACTTCGGCTCTGATTTTAACTCAAGCCAaataattttgaacaccatATCATATTGTTACAGCGATAGAAGCAATTACCAGTCGGACATCAATAATGCCACTCATGCCCTATTTATAGAAGTCAACATATGCTATTCCCCTAAGTGATTCACTATAAACACAACAATATAAGAAAATTTGCATTAGCAGTTATAGCTGACTTTAAAACTTGTTAGTAGTCATTGTAACTGTCTTCAATCACTGAGGCGATTATCCTTTTTTCCTTTAATCCCTTGAAGAATGAAGGGAAAAGTGTAACTCAAATCCTGATGGCAAACTAAAGATGGATGCCGACTAGGTAGTGTCTCAaccagaaatattttcatgtagAGGACTGAATAGATCAACAGAATAACATAGATTCTCTTTCTAGTGTCTAGTACTTGTATCACTAAAGATTACAAAAGTAACAAACAGTAATGCTGACTTCACAGGTGAACATAGCAAAATGTAAGTAACTAGTGAGATACTTGGAAAATCCAACTCTTGGGTAACAAGCATCTCAGCGAGTTTTGTCATCACATTCTTCTGCAGCCACCTCCTTATGGGCCTTGCACCATAAAGCTGAGGAAGATGTAGGTAGATTATGAGAAGAAAACGGACCACAGTCATGTATGTTAGCAGAAAAGATGGTATCATGCTTACTGGGTTGTGTTATTCTGATAAGACAACATCCAGAACAACCTCACTTGCAATTATATTGATGCCCTTTTCAGCTAAACGAGCAATGATGGCTTTCATCTGAACATTAGCAACCACCCTCATTTTATTTTGTGAGAGTGGCTCAAATACCACAATCTCACTGAGCCTGTTCAGGAACTCAGGTTTGAAATGTTTCTCTGCCTgcaagagcaaaaactatttttGATCGACACTATTATCATACTATATGATTGAACATTTGGAGCAATTAAGTCGTGCAAACCTGCTTGATGACGAGGTCACGTGCAGCCTCCATCGATTTTTCACCGGTCATCGCTTCCATTAGGTACTCAGCTCCAAGATTTGAAATCATAATAATGATAGCATTCTTAAAATCTACATTTCTTCCTTTGCCGTCGGTCAAAACACCGTCATCAAATAGCTGGAGGAAAACATTAAACACTGCAGGGTCGGCCTTCTCAATTTCATCAAAAAGGATTGCGCTGTATGGCCATTGCCTGACTTTCTCAGTAGTTGTCCTCCATCGTCGTGGCCTTGATAGCTTCAAGCAACAGAGAAATGTtgttaaaaaatataattgGTATGAAAGTCAACAAAGCGTGAGAAAATATCCTGCAAACAgtagggagagagaaaaaaatgtatAAAACCTAGGAGGTGCTCCAATGAGGCGTAGCACCGAGTGACTGCCAACAAACTCAGTCATGTCGAACCGGATCAACATCCTTTCACTGCCAAACAG
This window of the Panicum virgatum strain AP13 chromosome 1K, P.virgatum_v5, whole genome shotgun sequence genome carries:
- the LOC120700900 gene encoding uncharacterized protein LOC120700900, which produces MRDKIGGDLVRPAVTRFATSYLTLASMHQHNNGLKTLFVSDEWQANTLSKSAEGQQCQKIALSLPFWNKVENCLRASQPLLVALRIADGDETPAAPEIMATMDIAKSSIKESLKDKPSLLNEVMGCYEKRWENQMEQKLYGAALFLNPGKFFVIRENDRRQAARLRSMFNDVFWKMVLDDNEQTKISKQADDYERSEGDCFSKPLAIRDRDKKNPILWWGSYGGLAYELQSLAKRIISLCCSASGCERNWSAFAHVHTKKRNRLEHKRLNKLVYVSYNRKMANRFQKIRELGSKGKRSNPLLLEEFQWENEWVDENCEPVHTGAAADDAGNTLTWAQVDVASEATEALRGRGLPRAATARAAATVCHTYARKRKRPRKQRATDIAEEDDSDHEMIDAANDQLDGSDSDAIMDQDQEDADSGGCAIAVAGGFQLNSDLLN